One Fuerstiella marisgermanici DNA window includes the following coding sequences:
- a CDS encoding glycosyltransferase family 2 protein encodes MPEPLPTSFTTPETTESPHDLSSVTVIIPALNEEASLPLVLGDLPEVGQIIVVDNGSVDGTARVAADTGATVVEEPDRGYGAACLAGLDHIRHSILSGDPAPRVVVFLDADYSDHPDLLPQLVAPILNGQTELVLGSRLQGRREPGAMPPQSVYGNRLACFLMRLRFGVRYTDLGPFRAIAYESLCGLKMVDRNFGWTVEMQIKAARAELRTLEIPVPYRRRIGTSKISGTITGTIKAGSKILYLIALYGFRR; translated from the coding sequence ATGCCAGAACCGCTGCCGACTTCATTCACAACTCCTGAGACCACTGAATCGCCTCATGATCTTTCGTCAGTTACCGTCATCATCCCGGCGTTAAACGAAGAGGCTTCGCTGCCGCTGGTTCTTGGCGACTTGCCGGAAGTCGGTCAAATCATCGTCGTTGATAATGGGTCCGTCGACGGCACGGCACGAGTTGCCGCTGACACAGGCGCGACGGTTGTCGAAGAGCCTGATCGTGGCTACGGAGCCGCGTGCCTGGCCGGACTGGACCACATTCGCCATTCGATTCTGTCCGGTGACCCCGCCCCGCGAGTCGTCGTGTTTCTCGATGCCGATTACAGCGATCATCCGGACTTGCTTCCGCAACTGGTCGCACCCATCCTGAATGGCCAAACTGAATTGGTCCTGGGCTCACGGCTGCAGGGCAGACGTGAGCCCGGAGCAATGCCACCGCAGAGCGTTTACGGAAACCGCCTTGCCTGCTTCCTGATGCGTCTTCGCTTCGGTGTCCGCTATACCGACCTCGGCCCGTTCCGCGCGATCGCGTACGAAAGCTTATGCGGCTTGAAGATGGTCGACCGCAATTTTGGCTGGACAGTGGAGATGCAGATTAAAGCGGCCAGGGCGGAGCTGCGGACCTTAGAAATCCCGGTTCCTTACCGCCGCCGCATCGGCACCAGCAAAATCAGCGGAACGATCACCGGGACCATCAAAGCCGGTTCGAAGATTCTGTACCTGATTGCCCTGTACGGCTTCCGGCGATAA
- a CDS encoding sigma-70 family RNA polymerase sigma factor, which translates to MNKKDPAAGPDKLPPDQWVGAYGDYLFRYAVSRLRDQNAAEEVVQETLLAGIRFQSQFAGKGSQRGWLMGILKRKIIDFVRRRDKHARDSKANPNADATDELFKENGFWKKGVATWSAVPDGNLESSELWEIVAECLKHLPDGQADAFVLSVLEEMDSDRICEALEITDTNLWVRLHRARLRLAVCVGSKWNDE; encoded by the coding sequence ATGAATAAGAAAGATCCCGCGGCAGGCCCAGACAAATTGCCGCCCGATCAATGGGTCGGAGCCTACGGAGACTATTTGTTCCGCTATGCCGTGTCACGATTGCGCGACCAAAACGCGGCCGAAGAAGTCGTCCAGGAAACGTTGCTCGCAGGCATCCGCTTTCAATCGCAGTTCGCAGGCAAAGGATCACAGCGTGGCTGGCTGATGGGCATTCTGAAACGCAAGATCATCGACTTCGTTCGCCGTCGAGACAAGCACGCTCGCGACAGCAAGGCGAACCCCAACGCGGATGCGACTGACGAACTGTTCAAAGAGAATGGCTTCTGGAAGAAGGGCGTGGCGACATGGTCAGCCGTTCCGGATGGAAATCTTGAATCGTCGGAACTGTGGGAGATTGTCGCCGAGTGTCTGAAACATCTGCCCGACGGACAGGCTGATGCGTTCGTGCTGAGCGTGCTGGAAGAAATGGATTCCGACCGCATTTGCGAAGCGCTGGAGATCACTGACACGAACCTGTGGGTCCGACTGCATCGAGCACGATTGCGGCTGGCTGTCTGCGTGGGAAGCAAGTGGAACGACGAATAG
- a CDS encoding RNA recognition motif domain-containing protein: MTNIYVGNLAYQTSSTDLEDAFGEFGDVSRAAVVSDRESGRSKGFGFVEMPNDGDAQSAIDAMNDRDLDGRNLKVNVAKPREQRTRN, encoded by the coding sequence ATGACAAATATTTACGTAGGCAACCTTGCTTATCAGACCTCATCGACTGACCTGGAAGACGCCTTTGGCGAATTTGGGGACGTGTCCAGGGCAGCGGTCGTTTCAGACCGCGAGAGCGGACGTTCAAAAGGGTTCGGCTTCGTCGAGATGCCAAATGATGGCGATGCACAGTCAGCCATTGATGCAATGAACGATCGGGACCTGGATGGTCGCAACCTGAAAGTTAACGTTGCCAAACCTCGCGAGCAGCGAACTCGCAATTAG
- a CDS encoding cold-shock protein, translating into MAEGTVKRITDRGFGFIATDEAQDMFFHCSNVDGEFESLQEGQRVSYSVGSGPKGPRAENVRSL; encoded by the coding sequence ATGGCAGAAGGTACAGTCAAACGAATTACAGACCGAGGTTTCGGCTTCATCGCGACAGACGAAGCACAGGACATGTTCTTCCACTGCTCAAACGTGGACGGCGAATTCGAGAGTCTCCAGGAAGGCCAGCGCGTGTCCTACAGCGTCGGCAGCGGCCCGAAAGGCCCTCGCGCGGAGAACGTACGCAGCCTGTAG